A window of bacterium genomic DNA:
GGGCCCGTAATTGAATAGATCCCCGGCGTGAATAATCATATCCACATCAGGAAAGATTTCTTCCATTACTTTCTGCCAACCCACTAAATCACCATGTGTATCTGCAATAACACCAATCTTCATCCTTTGCCTCTCTTATTTATTCTTATCTCTCTTTTTATAACCTCCGCGTTTTGTTCCTTCTAATTTCTGTATTATATCCCGGAGCTGAGCTGCCCTCTCATAATTTTCCTGTTCAATAGACTCCTGAAGCTTTTTCTGAAGTTCATCCTTCTCTGAAAGGGGTTTCTTCCCGAGAATCTCTTTTACCATACCTCTTAAAATACCTAAAGACCTTCCCTTTTCATAAGTAAAAGTTGCGTTTTCCATATCGGGAAGGGATTCGATCGTTCTAATTCCCTCTTCCATCTTTTTCCAAGCTTCCTCATATTCTTTTCTTTCCAGATAGGCAAGTCCCTTTCCCAGTACATTCATTCTTATTATGTATGGTCGATACTGCTCCAGAGCCACTCTGTCTTCTTCCTCGATTGTGTATTTCTTTACAAAATCGAAATATTCAATATTCCGTTGAGTATCTCTGACCATTCTTTCATAATCTTTTAACTGAAAAAATAGAACGTAACGATAGTAATATAATAGTCCTTCTTCATATAATCTTGAGCAGTCTTTTATTGTGAGACCAAACCCCTCATCGGTTCCCCTTCTCTTCTTATGAACTTCAACTTTTGTCCGGTAGTACTCCAAAAGCGACTCTTTCCCATAGGGCCTCTTGCCATCAGGCCTTCCGTCTACCTCGAATTGCTCAATTCCTAAGGACAGTCTTATCTGAATTTTTTCTTTGCCATCTTTCCCTTTTATCTTTCTTATGTTATTTAGCCGGTCATATTCCCACGCCTTGAGAAGTTCACTGATGTCGTCACGCATTTTCTTTTCCCTTTTTTAAAATTTCGTCTCTTTAGACAGAAGACCACTCTGTCTCATTGCACAAAACTCACCGCACATCGTGCAAACCCGGACATCTTTTGGTTTCGACTTTTTCCTCTCTTCCCTGAACTTTTTAGGGTTAATAGAGAATCTTTCCTGTCTTTTCCAGTCGAGGGAACCTCTTGCTCTAGATATCCGGATATCCCAATTTAATGCTCCCTTTACTCCCTTGGCCACATCAGCCGCATGGGCAGCAATCCTGGTAGCAATTACCCCCTCGGTTACATCCTCCACATCAGGGAGGCGAAGGTGCTCCGCGGGAGTAACATAACACAGGAAATCGGCACCAGAGGCAGCAGCAATCGCTCCGCCAATAGCACAAACAATATGGTCGTAACCCGGTGCAACATCAGTCACTAGAGGACCCAAAACATAGAAGGGTGCGCCCTTACACAGACTCTTTTCCAACAAAACATTGGCTTCAATCTGATTTAAAGGAACATGTCCAGGTCCTTCTATCATCACCTGAACATTTTTCTCCCGTGCCCTTTTTGTCAGTTCTCCCAGTACAGAAAGCTCGGCAATCTGCACTTCATCTGTGGCATCAGCAAGGCATCCCGGCCTGAGTCCATCTCCCAGGCTCAAAGTCACATCATACTTATAGGCGATATCCAGGAGCCTGTCGAATTGTTCATATAGAGGATTTTCTTTATTATTATCCACTATCCACTGTGCCAGAAACGCTCCACCCCTGCTAACAATCCCGGTAATTCTTTTACTTCTCCTTAAAGTCTCAACAATTCTCCGGGTAACTCCACAGTGGACAGTCATAAAGTCGACCCCTTCCTCAGCCTGTTGTTCAATTATGCGAAAGATACCATCTATATTCATTTTGCTGATTTTTTTACCTTTACGAGCAGTCTCGCAAGCAGCCTGATAGATGGGCACAGTCCCTACAGGCAGAATGGAGCGTTGGAGAACCATTCTTCTTATCTTTCCAATATCTCCCCCTGTGGAGAGGTCCATTACGGTATCTGCTCCAGCTTCAATGGCTGCATCTAACTTGTTCTTCTCTTCCGCCAAACTCACTTTATCTGGAGAAGAACCGATGTTGGCGTTCACCTTTGTTCTTAAACCTTTCCCTATTCCTATGATTCGTAATTTATTGCGTTGGTGACGTTTTACATTAACAGGTATAACCACTGTCCCCTCAGCAATACAGGAACGTATATATTCTGGAGTTAAGCCCTCATCACGAGCAACTCTTCTCATTTCACTGGTAATCTTTTTCTTTTTAGCCCATTCCAATTGTGTCATCAATTTAACCCTTTGCCTGTTTAATTTTTCTCTTCATCTCCTGTGCAGCTTTTCTTACATTTTTAGCACTGGAAACAGCATGGATAACAGCCACTCTTTCCGCACCTGCACGGATAACTTCTGCGACATTCTCCTGGTCAATCCCACCAATAGCAAAGAAGGGTATGTTCACTTTTTTTCTTACTTGCCGAACCGGGTTAAGCCCTATTTGCTTTAACTCAGGCTTGGAGGGAGTGGAGAAGATCGGCCCGATACTGATATAATCGGCGCCCTCTTTTTCTGCTTTGATGGCTTCCTTTAAACTGTGAGTAGAAACACCTATGAAACGGGTAATAGAGCGCCCTTTGGGAAGAGGAGTACCTTTCTGTAGCTTTTGCTTCTGGCCTTTATATATTGAAGCTCCTGCTGCTTCCCACATTAGGAGTCTCCTGACTAACGTTAAAGGCATATCCTGTTGGCCAAGATGGACTCCATCAGCCCCCAGGGCCAGAGCAATGTCTAACCGGTCATTCATTACCATGGGCACCTCGTAGTTAGCAGTAATTTCCCTCAATTTCTCCCCAATCTCGATTGTTTTCTTATCCATCCAGTCTTTTACCCTGAGCTGAACCATATCAGCTCCCCCCAGGAGGGCTTCCTCAGCCATCTTCAAGTAATCCATATCCGCCCTGGGAGAAAGGATAACGTATAGTTCCACATCCTGCAAAGTCTTAATCATAGACGAATTATCCTCTCACTACGTTAGAACTTTTGTGCAAAACCTACCTCAAAGCCCATCTCCTTTGCTCTGGCCCAAGGAAATATCCCTGTGTTCTCTGTGTTCTCCTTTTTATTCTGATAGACTACTGCCCTTCCCACCAGAGTGCCAATAACAGCTCCCAGAGCTACATCTGAAGTCCAATGTTTATCGTGGTAAACCCGGGAGAGTGCCGTAAGGCTGGCAATTGTATAAGCACTTATATCGACGAGGAGACTATCATACTCTGAAGCTATAACTGAAGCCAGAGAAAAAGCTACAGTGGCATGGCCAGAGGGAAGGGATAACTTGGCATTGTCAAATGTCGGTCCGTAGAATTTCCCACTACCTTCCTCACGATACGGTCTACTCCTTCCCGCCAGCACTTTAAGAGTTTGACATATAATTCCTGAAAAAATAAAGGATTCCAAAGCCGAAACCCCTGTGTCTCGAGATTTCTCATCATGGAAAATTTCACCAGCCAAATAAAAAATCCCGGCAATAGAAAGAGTTGCTCTGCCATCCCCAAACTGTTTTGAGAAGGAGAATATTTCATCCCAGCTATTACTGCCAGAATCCTGGACTGAATCCCTGATGTCTTCATCTAAAGCCATCAATCCGCAAGTGCCCAGAAGAATTGCTGAGAGTGGAAGAACATCAGACTTGCCTAATCTGAGAGGACTGGTAAAGATATATTTGAAGTCTCTGCCGAACCGAGAAAATATATTTCTTTTTTCAGAAGCAAAGGCAGGCTCACCTGGGGAAAAAAAGGAAAGGATAAAAATTGAAAGAACTATGCTGAGCCAGTTTTTCTTCAATTCTCCCCTTTCAAGGCCCAATCTGACCTTCTAAGAAATGCGAGTAACTATCTTTTTCTCTATCCCATAAACTTTAAATCTGATTTTCTTAAACCTGCCTCCCGCATCCGCAGAAATAAGTCTGGAAAACTCTTCCAGAACTCTTATTCCCTCTTCTACTCTTCTGAAATTTGCAAAAACGATATCCTTGAGATTACCCCTCTTTCCTTCTTTGATGAACAGCCCCACATCCTTTTCAGGTTCCCTGGACTTTACTAATCGAGGGTAGACGCTTTGGGTAATCTTACTCAAATTATGCCTGAGATTTTTTAGCTTTTTACATAACTCCTTATCGTTATATAAAAAACGGGCTACATCTTCAATGACCCGTAACCCTTCTCTGGCTCTGTTTAGATTAGCGTCCAAAAGTCTATATTTATTTTGCATCTCAAAGCGTCAGGGCTCAATTTATTGAGCCCGTCAATTCCGCCAGGTTTCGCGTGAGCGCTGGCGGAATTTGAGCGAGGTTTTGCTGACCGAGCGACTCCGAAAACTACCCCTTTATCCTTGTTTAAATATTCTTTTCTGAATAAAACTGGTGTCGACTTCCCCCTTTCTGTAAAACTCATCAGCCATGACTTTGGTATGGAAAGGAATAGTAGTCTTTACTCCCTCAATAACAAATTCGCCGAGAGCCCTTTCCATGCGAGCAATCGCCTCCTGCCTATTATCTCCAATCACGATTAACTTGGCAATCATTGAATCGTAGAAGGACGGTATAGTGTAACCTTGATAAATGCCCGTATCCACTCTCACCCCGGGTCCTCCCGGGATAATATAACTAGAAATCGTACCCGAAGAAGGCAAGAAGTCTTTATCAGGGTCCTCAGCATTTATCCGGCATTCAATAGCATTTCCACAAATCTTAATTTTATCCTGGTCGAGATTCAACTTCTCACCGGCAGCCAACTTGATCTGCATCTTAACCAGATCGATCCCGGAAATAAGTTCGGTCACGGGATGTTCTACCTGAATCCTTGTGTTCATCTCCATAAAATAGAAATCATCGTCGTTATCCAACAAGAATTCCACTGTGCCCACAGTAGTATATTTTACTGCTTTAGCGGCTTTAACAGCCGCATGCCCCATCTTGCGTCGCAACTTCGAGTTAACTGCAGGAGAAGGCGATTCCTCGACCAACTTTTGGTGGCGACGCTGTATGGAACAATCCCTCTCTGGCAAGTAGATAATATTGCCTTTCCTGTCCCCCAGAATCTGGAACTCAACATGTCTTGGTTTGGAAATATACTTCTCCAGATATACTTCCTCCTTGCCAAAGGCTGCTTTAGCCTCACTCTGGCAGGTCATCACTGCATTCTTCAACCCTTCCTGGTTCTGGACAATGCGCATTCCTTTGCCACCGCCGCCAGCAGATGCCTTTACCACTATAGGATATTTAATCTTTCTTGCCAGTTTCAGAGCATCATCTATCTTGGAAATAGTTCCCTTACTACCGGGAATGATAGGCACCCCTGCCTTTTCCATTGCCTTTCTCGCTCTACTTTTATCTCCCATCTTCAAGATTACTTCTTTGGACGGTCCAATGAAAGTAATATTACAGGATTGGCAAACCTCTGCAAAATAGGTGTTCTCTGCCAAAAATCCATACCCAGGATGGATTGCATCAGCGCCAGTAATTTCCGCTGCACTGATTATATTGGGGATATTAAGATAACTCTCATCCGAAGGTGCGGGTCCAATACAGACACTCTCATCAGCAAACCTCGTATGTAAGGAACCATTATCTGCCTCTGAGTGGACGGCTACTGTCTTTATCTTCATTTCCCGACAAGCACGAATTATCCTCAATGCAATCTCGCCCCGGTTAGCTATTAAAATCTTTTTGAACATTAAAATTTCCTCCTCTTTCCCTTAGAAAACCTTACTTCGTCAGATTGGTCTATCCCCACAGTAAGTCCAAACCCTCTCAGAAATCAAAGATTTCTAACCCCGTTAGAGATTTATCTCTAAACGGGCAAAAACCTTCTAATGGGGTTTACCCTCGCCCATTCTTAATGGGCGGGGGTTACTTATGTCTTTTCTTTGAACTCTTAGATGCCCCCTCTCTTTCATAATAAGGGTCTATCAAAAACATATCTTGCCCATATTCTACTGGGTGACCGTCCTCTACCAAAATTTTAACTACTTTTCCCCCTTTATCAGCAGAGATCTCCCTCATAATTTTCATAGCCTCAATAACGCAGATTTTTTGTCCAGGTTTGATGACATCTTTAACCTTAACCAGAGGAGATTGGTCTTCAGAAAGTGAATTATAAAAAGTTCCCACCATGTGAGATTTAATTATGGTGTACTTTTCTGAAAAAGGGAGGATTTCTTCTTTTTGCTGGGAACTCCCTTCCTCTGTCTTGGGGCTGGAAGGAAAAGTTTCATAAGCACCTGCTTCCTTCTGGGCTGATTCTTTTTGTTCATCCAAATTAGGTGCTCCCCTTTTAAAACTTATTTTCGTTCCGTCGTTTTCCCATAGAAGCTCTGTAATATCGGCATCTTTTACAAGGTTGACAAATTCTCTTATCTGCACTAGTTCTTTTGCCTTCTTATTACTGCTATTTTTACTCTTCTTCTTTCTCATAATCCCTCCTCAGAAACTTCTCTCTGCCTTACCCATCAAAGGGTTAACAAATAAATAGGCCACTCCAACCAGTGGCCAAAAAATTTTGTTTGAATCTATACTCTCTCGATATATTTGCCAGTCTGCGTGTCCACTCGAATTGTATCACCGGTATTGATAAATAGAGGCACCTGGATTTTTGCCCCTGTTTCCACTTCAGCCGGCTTAGTCACATTAGTAACAGTATTGCCTTTCTTTCCCGGTTCCGTATAGGTAACCTTAAGTTTTACAGAGTTGGGCATTTCTGCCCCGATTATCCGCCCTTTATATATAAGAACTTCTATTTCCATATTCTCTTTTAAAAACTGTGTACCCTCACCTAACTCTTTTTCCGTAAAAGGAATCTGCTCAAAAGTTTCCATGTCCATAAAGTAGTAATTCTTCTCATCCTTATATAAATACTGCTTTTTTCTCCTTTCCAGGAAAGCCTGTTCAAACCTATCCTCAGGCCGAAAAGTCTTTTCCATAATCCGTCCTGTGGCCAGGCTCTTCAATTTTGTCCTCACCATAGCTCCGCCCTTGCCGGGCTTATGGTGCTGGAACCAGATAACAGTGAATAGCTCGCCGTTAAGTTCAATATTAATCCCGTTCTTAAAGTCCCTGGCTGAAACCATATACTAAACCTTTTCTCCCTCTCCCCTTTGGGGAGAGGGTTGGGCCTGCCCGTGCCTGGCACGAGCCACGGCCAGGGATGAGGGGACTATCCCTCTGTTGACTTTCACTTTCTCCCTCTCCCCTTTGGGGAGAGGGTTGGGGTGAGGGGGTTATTCCTTTGTTAACACCTCATAACCTTTTTTCGTAACTAAAACCATATCTTCGATTCTCATTCCGCCAAAACCTGGAACATAGACTCCCGGCTCAACAGTCAAAACCATCCCCGTTCTCAAAACCTGCTTGCTATTCTCTTCCACCCAGGGGAGTTCGTGGACGTCCAGTCCAATTCCATGGCCAGTCCTGTGGATAAAATAGTCACCAAACCCAGCTCGGGCAATCGCTTTCCTGGCTGCAGAATCGATAATTGAACACCTAACCCCGGGTCTTATCTTCTCTATAGCAGCTCTCTGGGCCTTGCGCACCACCTGGTAAATCTTCTTATATTTGCCTTTGAATTCAAAGGACAATGTAGCCCGGAGACTTTTTCCAGGATTATTCGTTATTATATCCAAAAATAGAGGTCTTGTCAAGTCGGAACAGTAACCCTTGTACACGCATCCCATATCAATAAGCAGACAGTCGCCCGACCTTATCTTCCTCTCTCCTGTGTGATGGTGGGGATAGGCAGTATTCTCCCCAGAAGCGACTATAATCTCAAAAGAAGACTTCTGGGCACCTCTTTTCTTCATAAAATATTCGAGCTGGCAAGCAATGATTCTCTCCTTCATTCCTATTCTAATTCTCTTTTTTATGAATCGAAAAGCTGCCACACAGATCTGGGCACTCTTTCTGATAAGGCCCACCTCTTCTTCTGTTTTAACTATTCGCATCTCTTCCACCAGGCCATCTAAAGGCACTAACCTGACTCTCCTGAAAGCCTTTCCCATCTCCTTATATCTTTTAATTGAAACTCCTCCTGCTTCAAAACCCAGCTTTCTTATTTTCTCACCAGTGAGGAATTTCCCCAGCTTCTCCCAAAGTTTATTCCTGAAGCCCATCACTTCGAAGTTTCTCGCTATTTCCTTAGCCTGCTCGTATAATAATTCAGGAACAAAAATCCTCGCCTCTCTTTGAGTTACCAGAGCGAAGCTACCTTCCGCTCGAAAACCACTCAAATAGAAAAGGTTCGAAGGGCTAGTAATTAAGAATCCCCCAATCCTCTTCTGTTTAAGAATCTCTCTTAACTTTCCCAGTCTATCAACCATTTCATTCTCATTCTTCGTCATCTTAAAACCCTGAAATTCGAAAGATAGTTTGCGAAGATTTTAGGAATTTTAGCCAAAAAACGAGGACACCTTTTTCTTTGAAGCAAATCACTGTTTGACGAGCGAAGCGAGGAGTTTTGATTTGCTCTTTGCAGAGTCTGAAGTTTTTTGGCGTTAATAAATTCCTCAGCGATGAGCAAACTATCTTTTAAATTATCAACCGAGCGACTCCGATAACTATTCCTTCATCCCCACTGCGGCTCTCAATGCCAGAAGATACCCATCCGGACCAAAACCACAAATCTGGCCAACAGCCACCGGCACAATTAAAGACTTCCGACGAAACTCCTCCCGTCCGTAGATATTTGACAGATGAACCTCAATAGTAGGAATCCCTGTAGCCACAATAGCGTCCCTGATAGCCACACTTGTATGGGTATAAGCAGCAGGATTAATGATTAAAAAGTCGAATTTACCCTTGGCTTTTCCAATAGTCTCCACAATCTCCCCTTCATGGTTAGACTGGAAGAACTCGAGTTCACATCGCAGTTCTTTAGCTAATTCGACCATTTTTTCGTTAATTTCCTTTAGAGTCAGCCTGCCATATACCTCAGGTTGCCTCTCACCTAAAAGGTCAAGATTGGGACCATTAATCACTAAAAGCTTCATTTCTCCTCCTAACAATTCCGAAGACTACTCCATGAGCCCTGTAACTACATTTCTCACTATGTCTTCTGGTACATCATTCCTCACTACAACTCTTCCAATCTTCTCTGGCAAAACGAACCTGACCTTTCCTGCCTGCACCTTCTTATCCAGAGAAAGAACCTGTATGATATCGTCTACACTTAATTTCACTCCAATTCTACCTGGCAAACCAGCTTTTTCAATCAAACGCTCAATTCTATCTCTTGCCTCTTTTTTCAACATCCCCATTTCTTCGGCAATTTTACACGCACCAACCATACCAATTGCCACAGCCTCGCCATGCTTGTACTTCTTATAATCAGTAAGAGCCTCGAGTGCGTGGCCCAGAGTATGACCAAAATTGAGAATCGACCTCAGCCCTTTTTCTCTTTCATCCTTTTCCACAACTCCTGCTTTAAACTTGCAACAGCGAGCTACAACCCTCTCCAGCACCTCCAGATCGAGTTCTCTTAACTTTTCAATCTTCTCTTCCAGATATTCAAAGAAGTTTTTATCGAGAATAATGCCATATTTAATCACCTCAGCCATCCCTGCCTCCATCTCCTCAACCGGCAGTGTCTTCAAAACAGCAAGGTCGATATAGACCAGAAATGGCTGATAGAAAGAACCTACCAAATTCTTACCTTCGGGAAGATTGACCGCCACTTTACCACCTACGGAACTGTCCACCTGAGCCAGGAAAGTAGTGGGAACCTGAACTATGGGGAGACCACGCATAAAAGTTGCCGCTAC
This region includes:
- the aroQ gene encoding type II 3-dehydroquinate dehydratase, encoding MKLLVINGPNLDLLGERQPEVYGRLTLKEINEKMVELAKELRCELEFFQSNHEGEIVETIGKAKGKFDFLIINPAAYTHTSVAIRDAIVATGIPTIEVHLSNIYGREEFRRKSLIVPVAVGQICGFGPDGYLLALRAAVGMKE
- a CDS encoding Xaa-Pro peptidase family protein, encoding MTKNENEMVDRLGKLREILKQKRIGGFLITSPSNLFYLSGFRAEGSFALVTQREARIFVPELLYEQAKEIARNFEVMGFRNKLWEKLGKFLTGEKIRKLGFEAGGVSIKRYKEMGKAFRRVRLVPLDGLVEEMRIVKTEEEVGLIRKSAQICVAAFRFIKKRIRIGMKERIIACQLEYFMKKRGAQKSSFEIIVASGENTAYPHHHTGERKIRSGDCLLIDMGCVYKGYCSDLTRPLFLDIITNNPGKSLRATLSFEFKGKYKKIYQVVRKAQRAAIEKIRPGVRCSIIDSAARKAIARAGFGDYFIHRTGHGIGLDVHELPWVEENSKQVLRTGMVLTVEPGVYVPGFGGMRIEDMVLVTKKGYEVLTKE
- a CDS encoding phosphatase PAP2 family protein gives rise to the protein MGLERGELKKNWLSIVLSIFILSFFSPGEPAFASEKRNIFSRFGRDFKYIFTSPLRLGKSDVLPLSAILLGTCGLMALDEDIRDSVQDSGSNSWDEIFSFSKQFGDGRATLSIAGIFYLAGEIFHDEKSRDTGVSALESFIFSGIICQTLKVLAGRSRPYREEGSGKFYGPTFDNAKLSLPSGHATVAFSLASVIASEYDSLLVDISAYTIASLTALSRVYHDKHWTSDVALGAVIGTLVGRAVVYQNKKENTENTGIFPWARAKEMGFEVGFAQKF
- a CDS encoding thiamine phosphate synthase — encoded protein: MIKTLQDVELYVILSPRADMDYLKMAEEALLGGADMVQLRVKDWMDKKTIEIGEKLREITANYEVPMVMNDRLDIALALGADGVHLGQQDMPLTLVRRLLMWEAAGASIYKGQKQKLQKGTPLPKGRSITRFIGVSTHSLKEAIKAEKEGADYISIGPIFSTPSKPELKQIGLNPVRQVRKKVNIPFFAIGGIDQENVAEVIRAGAERVAVIHAVSSAKNVRKAAQEMKRKIKQAKG
- a CDS encoding UvrB/UvrC motif-containing protein; the protein is MRDDISELLKAWEYDRLNNIRKIKGKDGKEKIQIRLSLGIEQFEVDGRPDGKRPYGKESLLEYYRTKVEVHKKRRGTDEGFGLTIKDCSRLYEEGLLYYYRYVLFFQLKDYERMVRDTQRNIEYFDFVKKYTIEEEDRVALEQYRPYIIRMNVLGKGLAYLERKEYEEAWKKMEEGIRTIESLPDMENATFTYEKGRSLGILRGMVKEILGKKPLSEKDELQKKLQESIEQENYERAAQLRDIIQKLEGTKRGGYKKRDKNK
- the accB gene encoding acetyl-CoA carboxylase biotin carboxyl carrier protein codes for the protein MRKKKSKNSSNKKAKELVQIREFVNLVKDADITELLWENDGTKISFKRGAPNLDEQKESAQKEAGAYETFPSSPKTEEGSSQQKEEILPFSEKYTIIKSHMVGTFYNSLSEDQSPLVKVKDVIKPGQKICVIEAMKIMREISADKGGKVVKILVEDGHPVEYGQDMFLIDPYYEREGASKSSKKRHK
- the efp gene encoding elongation factor P — its product is MVSARDFKNGINIELNGELFTVIWFQHHKPGKGGAMVRTKLKSLATGRIMEKTFRPEDRFEQAFLERRKKQYLYKDEKNYYFMDMETFEQIPFTEKELGEGTQFLKENMEIEVLIYKGRIIGAEMPNSVKLKVTYTEPGKKGNTVTNVTKPAEVETGAKIQVPLFINTGDTIRVDTQTGKYIERV
- a CDS encoding acetyl-CoA carboxylase biotin carboxylase subunit encodes the protein MFKKILIANRGEIALRIIRACREMKIKTVAVHSEADNGSLHTRFADESVCIGPAPSDESYLNIPNIISAAEITGADAIHPGYGFLAENTYFAEVCQSCNITFIGPSKEVILKMGDKSRARKAMEKAGVPIIPGSKGTISKIDDALKLARKIKYPIVVKASAGGGGKGMRIVQNQEGLKNAVMTCQSEAKAAFGKEEVYLEKYISKPRHVEFQILGDRKGNIIYLPERDCSIQRRHQKLVEESPSPAVNSKLRRKMGHAAVKAAKAVKYTTVGTVEFLLDNDDDFYFMEMNTRIQVEHPVTELISGIDLVKMQIKLAAGEKLNLDQDKIKICGNAIECRINAEDPDKDFLPSSGTISSYIIPGGPGVRVDTGIYQGYTIPSFYDSMIAKLIVIGDNRQEAIARMERALGEFVIEGVKTTIPFHTKVMADEFYRKGEVDTSFIQKRIFKQG
- the aroB gene encoding 3-dehydroquinate synthase; translated protein: MKTVKVGLGEKSYNILIGYPLDEIGRMLKKYTKGIKSLIVTNPTIAEYYLETVERSLQEAGFQVLVAQVPDGEEHKSQDEANRLYTKCVEYRLERGSIIVGLGGGVIGDLAGYVAATFMRGLPIVQVPTTFLAQVDSSVGGKVAVNLPEGKNLVGSFYQPFLVYIDLAVLKTLPVEEMEAGMAEVIKYGIILDKNFFEYLEEKIEKLRELDLEVLERVVARCCKFKAGVVEKDEREKGLRSILNFGHTLGHALEALTDYKKYKHGEAVAIGMVGACKIAEEMGMLKKEARDRIERLIEKAGLPGRIGVKLSVDDIIQVLSLDKKVQAGKVRFVLPEKIGRVVVRNDVPEDIVRNVVTGLME
- a CDS encoding thiamine-phosphate pyrophosphorylase, whose protein sequence is MQNKYRLLDANLNRAREGLRVIEDVARFLYNDKELCKKLKNLRHNLSKITQSVYPRLVKSREPEKDVGLFIKEGKRGNLKDIVFANFRRVEEGIRVLEEFSRLISADAGGRFKKIRFKVYGIEKKIVTRIS
- the thiC gene encoding phosphomethylpyrimidine synthase ThiC, with amino-acid sequence MTQLEWAKKKKITSEMRRVARDEGLTPEYIRSCIAEGTVVIPVNVKRHQRNKLRIIGIGKGLRTKVNANIGSSPDKVSLAEEKNKLDAAIEAGADTVMDLSTGGDIGKIRRMVLQRSILPVGTVPIYQAACETARKGKKISKMNIDGIFRIIEQQAEEGVDFMTVHCGVTRRIVETLRRSKRITGIVSRGGAFLAQWIVDNNKENPLYEQFDRLLDIAYKYDVTLSLGDGLRPGCLADATDEVQIAELSVLGELTKRAREKNVQVMIEGPGHVPLNQIEANVLLEKSLCKGAPFYVLGPLVTDVAPGYDHIVCAIGGAIAAASGADFLCYVTPAEHLRLPDVEDVTEGVIATRIAAHAADVAKGVKGALNWDIRISRARGSLDWKRQERFSINPKKFREERKKSKPKDVRVCTMCGEFCAMRQSGLLSKETKF